In Deinococcus puniceus, one genomic interval encodes:
- a CDS encoding response regulator yields MSARVRVLLVEDDLRVARVNRDLLERDPDVHVVGSAATCAQGDALAQALAPDLILLDVHLPDGSGLGLLRHWRTQGRTTDVALITAADDEFSVRTALAHGAFDYLIKPFTGARLAELVARHRARHTPTTPTAAPRLDQASLDRLLGISASTAEALPRGIDPHTLERVYLSLVDMGRPTSAEEIGDRVALSRVTAWRYLEHLVRVGRAQLDHQYGLAGRPAKLYRASGGQVSGGQAAEPGES; encoded by the coding sequence ATGAGTGCGCGGGTGCGGGTGCTGCTGGTAGAAGATGATCTGCGGGTGGCCCGTGTGAACCGGGATCTGCTGGAGCGTGACCCAGACGTACATGTGGTGGGCAGCGCCGCCACCTGTGCCCAAGGCGACGCGCTGGCGCAGGCCCTCGCCCCTGACCTGATCTTGCTAGACGTACACTTGCCCGACGGCAGCGGTCTGGGCTTGCTGAGGCACTGGCGCACGCAGGGGCGCACCACCGACGTGGCCCTGATTACCGCCGCAGACGACGAATTCAGCGTTCGCACGGCGCTAGCGCACGGGGCCTTCGACTACTTGATCAAGCCGTTTACGGGCGCGAGGCTGGCCGAACTGGTGGCCCGCCACCGTGCCCGCCATACCCCCACCACCCCCACTGCCGCGCCCCGGCTGGATCAGGCCAGCCTAGACCGCTTGCTGGGCATCAGTGCCAGCACCGCCGAAGCCTTGCCACGCGGCATAGACCCGCATACGCTGGAGAGGGTCTATCTGTCCTTAGTTGACATGGGCCGCCCCACCAGCGCCGAAGAAATAGGCGACAGAGTGGCCCTGAGCCGCGTGACCGCTTGGCGCTATCTGGAACATCTGGTGCGGGTGGGCCGCGCCCAGTTGGATCATCAGTACGGGCTGGCGGGGCGGCCTGCCAAACTGTACCGGGCGTCAGGGGGGCAGGTATCTGGGGGGCAGGCGGCGGAACCGGGTGAGAGTTGA
- a CDS encoding ATP-binding protein, which produces MTRPKPPSDLTATPSPAFVSAALPLPALFRPPPFLRRQGIQGRLVWLHLLVLCAMTALLVLVQTWQLYGEARERIGERAITASRIVSRLPSVVQGAQAGVQNAALNLQVNEIRAQAEADFIVVGNRAGIRLAHPRPDRLGQPMEGGDNIEPFAGREIISVARGSLGVSVRGKVPIWNAAGQVVGVVSTGYLMPAAWHLVVGALISLAPWFVLALGLGTAGAMLVARRLRADILNLEPEQIAALVGQQRAVLAALREGVIAVDGQSRVTLVNDRAAEMLGPQTVRPQAVTPQSTPAPLADFWPELALLTRPVQQPLSRQQNLEVMLKGQPILVNIEPLGQSGAGGGGFVAGFRDRAEAVALADELTHARGFVDVLRAQTHEYQNRLHVLSGLLQLGRPEEALRVLNAEIEQGAQFRQLLRDVQVPRLVALLAGKRERAQELGIDFQVAEGSNLSALWERHADTLVTAVGNLTENAFEALAGQPGTVTVLIGEDPEGAQVEVEDSGPGVAAGVAARLFTRGASSKGEGRGYGLAGVLGRVQALGGQIKHTRRGGHTVFQVSLPAPGNTALVSAASEPTVSESSAPRPPA; this is translated from the coding sequence GTGACCCGGCCCAAACCGCCCTCCGATCTGACCGCAACGCCCTCGCCTGCGTTCGTCTCGGCTGCACTCCCGTTGCCTGCCCTGTTTCGCCCGCCCCCTTTTTTGCGGCGGCAAGGCATTCAGGGGCGGCTGGTGTGGCTGCATCTGCTGGTGCTGTGCGCCATGACCGCGCTGCTGGTGCTGGTGCAGACGTGGCAACTGTACGGCGAGGCCCGCGAACGAATTGGCGAGCGGGCCATCACGGCCAGCCGGATCGTGTCGCGCCTGCCCAGCGTGGTTCAGGGGGCACAAGCGGGCGTCCAGAACGCGGCGCTGAACCTGCAGGTGAACGAGATTCGCGCTCAGGCCGAGGCCGATTTTATCGTGGTGGGCAACCGCGCAGGCATCCGGCTGGCGCACCCACGCCCAGACCGCTTGGGCCAGCCGATGGAAGGCGGCGACAACATAGAACCGTTCGCAGGCCGCGAAATTATCAGCGTGGCGCGGGGCAGCCTCGGCGTCAGCGTGCGCGGCAAAGTGCCCATCTGGAACGCGGCGGGGCAGGTGGTGGGTGTGGTCAGCACGGGCTACCTGATGCCCGCCGCGTGGCATCTGGTGGTAGGGGCGCTCATCAGCCTTGCCCCGTGGTTCGTGCTGGCGCTGGGGCTGGGCACGGCGGGCGCAATGTTGGTGGCGCGGCGACTGCGGGCCGATATTCTGAACTTGGAACCCGAACAGATTGCTGCGCTGGTGGGCCAACAGCGGGCGGTGCTGGCAGCCCTGCGCGAAGGCGTGATTGCCGTAGACGGACAGAGCCGGGTGACGCTGGTCAATGACCGCGCCGCCGAGATGCTGGGGCCGCAGACGGTGAGGCCCCAGGCAGTGACGCCACAGTCGACGCCCGCGCCCCTGGCCGACTTCTGGCCGGAATTGGCCCTCCTCACCCGCCCGGTGCAGCAGCCCTTATCGCGCCAACAAAACTTGGAAGTGATGCTAAAGGGCCAGCCTATTTTGGTCAATATCGAACCGCTGGGACAGTCTGGGGCTGGTGGAGGCGGGTTCGTGGCAGGCTTCCGAGACCGGGCTGAAGCGGTGGCTCTGGCCGACGAACTGACCCATGCACGCGGCTTTGTGGATGTACTGCGTGCCCAGACGCATGAATACCAGAACCGCCTGCATGTGCTGTCTGGGCTGCTGCAACTGGGCCGCCCCGAAGAAGCCCTGCGCGTGCTGAACGCCGAGATTGAACAGGGCGCACAGTTCCGGCAACTGCTGCGGGATGTGCAGGTGCCCCGGCTGGTAGCCCTGCTGGCCGGGAAACGTGAGCGGGCGCAGGAACTCGGCATCGATTTTCAGGTAGCCGAGGGCAGCAATTTATCGGCCTTATGGGAGCGCCACGCCGATACGCTGGTGACGGCGGTGGGCAACCTGACCGAAAATGCCTTCGAGGCACTGGCGGGGCAGCCCGGCACCGTGACTGTCCTCATTGGTGAAGACCCGGAAGGCGCACAGGTGGAAGTGGAAGACAGCGGCCCCGGCGTGGCGGCGGGGGTGGCGGCCCGGCTCTTTACACGCGGCGCGAGCAGCAAGGGCGAAGGCCGGGGCTACGGCTTGGCGGGCGTACTGGGGCGGGTGCAGGCGTTGGGCGGCCAGATCAAGCACACGCGGCGCGGCGGCCATACGGTGTTTCAGGTCAGCTTGCCTGCACCGGGAAACACTGCACTGGTCAGCGCCGCCTCAGAGCCTACTGTTTCAGAATCTAGTGCGCCGAGGCCCCCGGCATGA
- a CDS encoding inorganic diphosphatase produces MSLPAGREWLGVVEWSAGTRERLIWRGEQYEGGRLHPYRTEPLPAPVNYGCLPGTLNPADAAEVDAVWLGAPLAAGTQITARPTGLLHLADGDHKVIFGDLEDGFMALLAWFPAGRGARLLGPEQAQTWLASLPAAPSIPAL; encoded by the coding sequence GTGAGCCTGCCTGCTGGCCGGGAATGGCTGGGCGTGGTGGAATGGAGCGCAGGCACCCGCGAACGCCTGATCTGGCGCGGCGAACAGTACGAGGGTGGGCGGCTGCACCCTTACCGCACCGAACCCTTGCCCGCGCCCGTCAACTACGGCTGCTTGCCCGGTACCCTCAACCCCGCCGACGCTGCCGAAGTGGACGCCGTGTGGTTGGGCGCTCCACTGGCCGCAGGCACGCAAATCACGGCTCGGCCTACCGGACTGCTGCATTTGGCCGATGGGGATCACAAGGTCATCTTTGGCGACCTAGAAGACGGCTTTATGGCGCTGCTGGCATGGTTTCCGGCGGGCCGGGGGGCAAGATTGCTGGGGCCGGAGCAAGCGCAGACTTGGTTGGCATCGCTCCCTGCTGCACCTTCCATTCCTGCGCTCTAG